One genomic region from Myxocyprinus asiaticus isolate MX2 ecotype Aquarium Trade chromosome 27, UBuf_Myxa_2, whole genome shotgun sequence encodes:
- the im:7150988 gene encoding Golgi-associated plant pathogenesis-related protein 1, with translation TDDSYKQEFLETHNQYRRRHQASDLTISDELCSSAQEWADHLLSIKTLKHSDTKNGENVYYSFSSATKQLTGKEAVECWYSEIKDYNFEKPGFQSNTGHFTQVVWKSTTEVGVGMATDGNTVFVVGQYSPAGNITNAGYYEKNVLPAAE, from the exons ACAGATGACAGCTATAAGCAGGAGTTCCTAGAGACCCACAACCAGTACAGGAGAAGGCATCAAGCCTCAGACCTGACGATAAGTGACGAGCTGTGTAGCTCTGCTCAAGAGTGGGCAGATCACCTGCTGAGCATCAAAACCCTTAAGCACAGTGACAcaaagaatggggaaaatgtgtaTTATTCCTTTAGCTCTGCCACCAAGCAGCTCACAG GGAAAGAGGCTGTAGAATGCTGGTACAGTGAGATCAAGGATTACAACTTTGAAAAACCAGGATTTCAATCCAATACag GGCACTTCACCCAAGTTGTGTGGAAATCTACAACAGAGGTCGGAGTAGGAATGGCTACTGATGGAaacactgtttttgttgttggTCAATACAGCCCTGCTGGAAATATAACCAATGCTGGTTACTATGAGAAAAATGTCCTACCTGCAGCTGaataa